In Microbacterium pumilum, the following proteins share a genomic window:
- a CDS encoding glycoside hydrolase family 13 protein, with protein sequence MDSDVLTREQAAERRTTPSTTDRLWWRSAVIYQVYVRSFADGSGDGTGDLAGVRAHLGYLKDLGVDAIWFNPWYPSPMADGGYDVEDYRDIHPQFGSLGDAELLIQEALTLGMRTIIDVVPNHISDQHEWFQAALAAGPGSPERERFWFHPGKGENGDEIPTHWVSSFQGSTWTRTTNDDGTPGEWYLHMFTPEQPDLNWNHPDVRREHEDILRFWFDRGVAGVRIDSAALLIKDADLPEVGQKQGPGEHPTEDRDELHDVYRSWRAVADTYEGTRVLVGEIWVPDIDRFTAYLRPDEMHTAFNFDFLARPWGAASFRESIEQTLAAHAPVGAPSTWVLSNHDVTRPVTRYGREDTAFAFLKKRFGVPTDPDVGRDRARAAALLVAALPGSLYIYQGDELGLPEVEDLPRELIEDPMHYRSGGVDPGRDGCRVPLPWSGDRPPFGFSPEGTDTWLPQPAEWVSLTVERQRADPTSTLNLYRDVLRLRRELPELGDGPLEWWDDAVPGGPDVLAFRRGDRFACVVNTGDTPVALPEGTTILLSSAPLERIARVGDPGDSTALAGDSTAWLRIDDPNLTADAAASGAATKSTPTPEDSAPRG encoded by the coding sequence GTGGACAGCGACGTCCTCACCCGCGAGCAGGCCGCAGAGCGCCGCACGACGCCCTCGACGACCGACCGGCTGTGGTGGCGCTCTGCCGTCATCTACCAGGTGTATGTGCGCAGCTTCGCGGACGGATCGGGCGACGGCACGGGCGACCTCGCAGGAGTCCGCGCGCACCTCGGCTACCTCAAAGACCTCGGCGTCGACGCGATCTGGTTCAACCCCTGGTACCCGAGCCCGATGGCCGACGGCGGGTACGACGTCGAGGACTACCGCGACATCCATCCCCAGTTCGGGTCTCTCGGCGACGCCGAGCTGCTCATCCAAGAGGCATTGACCCTCGGCATGCGCACCATCATCGACGTGGTGCCGAACCACATCAGCGACCAGCACGAGTGGTTCCAGGCGGCGCTGGCCGCCGGTCCCGGCAGCCCCGAGCGGGAGCGGTTCTGGTTCCACCCCGGCAAGGGCGAGAACGGCGACGAGATTCCGACGCACTGGGTCTCGAGCTTCCAGGGCTCGACCTGGACCCGGACCACCAACGACGACGGCACACCGGGCGAGTGGTACCTGCACATGTTCACCCCCGAACAGCCCGACCTCAACTGGAACCACCCCGACGTGCGCCGCGAGCACGAGGACATCCTGAGGTTCTGGTTCGACCGCGGCGTCGCGGGCGTGCGCATCGACTCCGCGGCCCTGCTGATCAAGGATGCCGACCTGCCCGAGGTCGGCCAGAAGCAGGGACCCGGCGAGCACCCGACCGAAGACCGCGACGAGCTGCACGACGTGTATCGGTCGTGGCGCGCGGTCGCCGACACCTACGAGGGCACGCGCGTGCTCGTCGGCGAGATCTGGGTTCCCGACATCGATCGGTTCACCGCCTATCTGCGTCCCGACGAGATGCACACGGCGTTCAACTTCGACTTCCTCGCGCGACCGTGGGGCGCCGCATCCTTCCGCGAATCGATCGAGCAGACCCTGGCTGCGCATGCTCCCGTGGGCGCGCCGAGCACGTGGGTGCTCAGCAACCACGACGTGACCCGGCCCGTGACACGCTATGGGCGCGAAGACACCGCATTCGCGTTCCTCAAGAAGCGCTTCGGCGTGCCGACCGACCCCGATGTGGGCCGCGACCGCGCGCGGGCCGCCGCGCTGCTGGTCGCCGCGCTGCCGGGCAGCCTCTACATCTATCAGGGCGACGAGCTCGGGCTGCCGGAGGTCGAGGATCTGCCCCGCGAGCTGATCGAGGATCCGATGCACTACCGCTCGGGCGGCGTCGATCCGGGTCGAGACGGCTGCCGCGTGCCGCTGCCATGGTCGGGCGACCGACCGCCGTTCGGCTTCAGCCCGGAGGGCACCGACACATGGCTGCCGCAGCCGGCGGAGTGGGTCTCGCTCACCGTCGAAAGGCAGCGAGCGGATCCCACCTCGACGCTCAACCTCTACCGTGATGTGCTCCGCCTGCGCCGCGAGCTGCCCGAACTCGGCGACGGCCCGCTCGAGTGGTGGGACGACGCGGTCCCCGGTGGCCCGGATGTGCTGGCGTTCCGTCGCGGCGACCGCTTCGCGTGTGTCGTGAACACCGGCGACACCCCGGTGGCTCTGCCGGAAGGCACGACCATCCTGCTCTCGAGTGCCCCGCTCGAGCGCATCGCTCGCGTCGGCGATCCCGGCGACAGCACCGCCCTCGCGGGCGACTCCACCGCGTGGCTGCGAATCGATGACCCGAACCTGACGGCGGATGCCGCGGCATCCGGTGCAGCGACGAAATCCACCCCCACACCGGAGGACTCCGCGCCGAGAGGCTGA
- a CDS encoding LacI family DNA-binding transcriptional regulator has protein sequence MSKRLAEVARKVGVSEATVSRVLNDKPGVSDATRQAVLTALDVLGYERPTKLRGERARLVGLVLPELQNPIFPALAEIIGGGLTQNGYTPLLCTQQNAGGITESDYIDLLLQQQVSGVIFLGGNYSQADAPHEHYDRLRQVNLPTVLVNARIETLDFATVSTDDGAAAEQAILHLHQLGHRRIGMLLGPLDHIPSQRKLAAARPLLERLGAPLGDDMVVRGLYSLESGQAGASRLFAAGATAIVCASDPLALGAVRAARRAGLQVPQDASIVGFDDSALMSCTDPALTTVRQPIESMGRTVIELLLSQIAGTTEAGDELLFEPELVLRSSTGPVAA, from the coding sequence ATGTCGAAGCGTCTCGCCGAAGTGGCGCGCAAGGTCGGAGTCAGCGAAGCGACCGTCAGCCGCGTTCTCAACGACAAGCCCGGAGTGTCGGATGCCACGCGCCAGGCCGTGCTCACGGCCCTCGACGTCCTCGGCTACGAGCGCCCGACCAAGCTTCGCGGTGAGCGCGCGCGGCTTGTCGGCCTGGTGCTTCCGGAGCTGCAGAACCCCATCTTTCCGGCGCTCGCCGAGATCATCGGAGGCGGCCTGACGCAGAACGGCTACACGCCGCTGCTGTGCACCCAGCAGAACGCCGGGGGCATCACCGAGTCCGACTACATCGATCTGCTCCTGCAGCAGCAGGTCTCGGGCGTGATCTTCCTGGGCGGCAACTACAGCCAGGCGGATGCCCCGCACGAGCACTACGATCGGCTGCGGCAGGTCAATCTCCCTACGGTCCTCGTGAATGCGCGGATCGAGACGCTCGACTTCGCGACGGTGTCGACGGATGACGGAGCCGCCGCGGAACAGGCGATCCTCCACTTGCACCAGCTCGGCCACCGTCGCATCGGCATGCTTCTGGGGCCGCTCGACCACATCCCGTCACAGCGCAAGCTCGCCGCCGCGCGTCCCCTGCTGGAGCGGCTGGGCGCGCCGCTCGGGGACGACATGGTGGTGCGCGGGTTGTACTCGCTGGAGTCCGGTCAGGCCGGGGCATCTCGCCTCTTCGCGGCGGGCGCGACGGCGATCGTGTGCGCGAGCGACCCGCTGGCGCTCGGCGCAGTGCGGGCGGCTCGTCGCGCGGGCCTGCAGGTGCCGCAGGATGCGAGCATCGTCGGCTTCGACGACTCGGCGCTGATGAGCTGCACCGATCCCGCGCTGACGACCGTCCGGCAGCCGATCGAATCCATGGGACGCACCGTGATCGAACTGCTGCTCTCGCAGATCGCGGGGACGACCGAGGCCGGCGACGAGCTGCTCTTCGAGCCCGAGCTGGTCCTGCGCTCCTCGACAGGCCCCGTCGCGGCCTGA
- a CDS encoding deoxyribodipyrimidine photo-lyase, translating into MPPSSIVWFRDDLRLADNPALRAALDRDEPVIGLYVLDEESDGIRPLGGASRWWLHHSLASLDARLRERGGSLVLRRGRAGRVVREAVADAGATAVFWNRRYGGAEREVDADLKGALRVEGVEAASFAASVLFEPWTVKTGAGTHFSVFTPFWRACLALPAPRAPLPEPREIPGARSAIASDRLADWGLLPHDPDWAGGLRERWEPGEPAARRRLREFLRDDLDGYDRARDEPAAGATSLMSPRLRWGEVSPHTIWHEAVEAGGGGRFLSELGWREFAWHTLFHAPDLATKNLRPEFDAFPWPHLRPSHLTSWQQGRTGIALVDAGMRELWQTGYMHNRVRMVTASFLIKNLLIDWRRGEQWFWDTLVDADVANNPFNWQWVAGSGADAAPYFRIFNPELQAQKFDPRGEYIAHWAPEYRDDASAAPPEPIVDLGETRRAALDAYEQVKRASRA; encoded by the coding sequence ATGCCCCCTTCATCGATCGTGTGGTTCCGGGATGACCTGCGCCTCGCCGACAACCCCGCTCTGCGCGCGGCGCTCGACCGCGATGAGCCGGTGATCGGCCTCTACGTCCTCGACGAGGAGTCCGACGGCATCCGTCCCCTCGGCGGTGCGAGCCGATGGTGGCTGCACCACTCGCTCGCATCGCTCGACGCACGGCTGCGGGAACGCGGCGGCTCGCTGGTGCTGCGGCGCGGACGGGCCGGGCGCGTGGTCCGTGAGGCGGTGGCGGATGCCGGGGCCACCGCGGTGTTCTGGAACCGGCGATACGGCGGCGCCGAGCGCGAGGTCGATGCCGATCTCAAGGGCGCGCTGCGGGTCGAGGGCGTCGAAGCTGCGTCATTCGCGGCATCCGTTCTCTTCGAGCCGTGGACCGTGAAGACCGGCGCGGGAACGCACTTCTCCGTTTTCACGCCGTTCTGGCGCGCCTGCCTCGCCCTGCCCGCGCCGCGCGCGCCGCTGCCCGAGCCGCGCGAGATCCCGGGAGCGCGGTCAGCGATCGCCTCGGACCGGCTCGCCGACTGGGGTCTGCTGCCGCACGATCCGGACTGGGCGGGCGGCCTGCGCGAGAGATGGGAGCCCGGCGAGCCGGCGGCACGGCGTCGACTGCGGGAGTTCCTGCGCGACGACCTCGACGGCTACGACAGGGCGCGCGACGAACCCGCGGCGGGTGCGACATCGCTCATGTCACCGCGACTGCGGTGGGGCGAGGTGAGCCCTCACACGATCTGGCACGAGGCCGTCGAGGCCGGCGGCGGCGGGCGCTTCCTGTCGGAGCTCGGCTGGCGCGAGTTCGCGTGGCACACGCTGTTCCACGCACCCGATCTGGCGACGAAGAACCTCCGTCCCGAGTTCGACGCGTTCCCGTGGCCGCATCTTCGCCCATCGCATCTGACGTCGTGGCAGCAGGGTCGCACGGGCATCGCGCTGGTCGACGCCGGCATGCGCGAGCTCTGGCAGACCGGATACATGCACAATCGCGTGCGGATGGTGACGGCATCCTTCCTCATCAAGAACCTGCTCATCGACTGGCGACGGGGCGAGCAGTGGTTCTGGGACACCCTGGTCGATGCGGATGTCGCCAACAACCCGTTCAACTGGCAATGGGTGGCGGGCTCGGGCGCCGATGCCGCGCCGTACTTCCGGATCTTCAACCCCGAGCTGCAGGCGCAGAAGTTCGACCCGCGCGGTGAGTACATCGCGCACTGGGCTCCGGAGTACCGCGACGACGCGAGCGCGGCACCGCCCGAGCCGATCGTGGACCTGGGCGAAACCCGCAGGGCGGCGTTGGACGCCTACGAGCAGGTCAAGCGCGCGTCGCGCGCGTAG
- a CDS encoding TM2 domain-containing protein: MTQPTQTDQPQPWSGQPAPQPAPPYGVPPQYASTPQYPAAPHYAAAAPQQLSPKSWLATLLLSIFLGEFGIDRFYLGKIGTGILKLVTFGGFGIWWAIDIILIIAGVMTDKQERVVKYQG, translated from the coding sequence ATGACTCAGCCCACCCAGACCGACCAGCCCCAGCCGTGGTCCGGTCAGCCCGCACCGCAGCCCGCACCGCCGTACGGCGTGCCCCCGCAATACGCGTCGACGCCTCAATACCCGGCGGCGCCTCACTATGCGGCCGCCGCGCCGCAGCAGCTCAGCCCCAAGTCTTGGCTGGCGACCCTCCTGCTCTCGATCTTCCTGGGCGAATTCGGCATCGACCGGTTCTACCTCGGCAAGATCGGCACAGGGATCCTCAAGCTCGTCACATTCGGTGGTTTCGGCATCTGGTGGGCGATCGACATCATCCTGATCATCGCCGGCGTGATGACGGACAAGCAGGAGCGGGTCGTCAAGTACCAGGGCTGA
- a CDS encoding MsnO8 family LLM class oxidoreductase: MSSSSPVPALSVLDLVPVRSGQTSAQAVAASLDLAARADLLGYRRYWFAEHHNMPAVASTTPPVLVAAAAARTERIRVGSGGVMLPNHSPLVVAEQFAALEALAPGRVDLGIGRAPGSDPVITQLLRQSGTTSDVERFPDHIRDILSLISPEGASVRFTSGGTYDVHATPAATGAPEVWLLGSSDYSAQLAAALGLPYVFANHFSGQGLEQALDLYRSGFQPTEAHPAPVTFLTVNAIAAPTAEEAEARSLPNQRMMARLRMSRPLIPVETVEQAIAGADEFDSLAESIMSSARANWFVGTGDSVAAELAAFAAQHGVDEVMLSPIAGAYDDEPMDAAAGRAQTLELLAAAAVPVA; the protein is encoded by the coding sequence ATGTCCAGCTCCTCTCCCGTTCCGGCCCTTTCCGTTCTCGACCTCGTGCCGGTGCGCTCCGGTCAGACCAGCGCGCAGGCGGTCGCGGCATCCCTCGACCTCGCGGCGCGAGCCGATCTGCTCGGCTACCGCCGGTATTGGTTCGCCGAGCACCACAACATGCCCGCAGTCGCGTCGACGACCCCTCCGGTCCTGGTCGCGGCCGCGGCGGCGCGCACCGAGCGCATCCGCGTCGGATCGGGCGGCGTCATGCTGCCCAATCACTCCCCGCTCGTGGTCGCGGAGCAGTTCGCCGCCCTGGAGGCGCTCGCGCCGGGGCGCGTCGACCTCGGAATCGGACGCGCGCCCGGCTCTGACCCCGTGATCACGCAGCTGCTCCGGCAGAGCGGCACGACGAGCGACGTCGAGCGGTTCCCCGACCACATCCGCGACATCCTGTCTCTCATCTCGCCCGAAGGTGCGAGCGTGCGGTTCACGAGCGGCGGCACCTACGACGTTCATGCGACCCCGGCGGCGACGGGGGCTCCCGAGGTGTGGCTGCTCGGCTCGAGCGACTACTCGGCACAGCTGGCCGCGGCGCTCGGCCTGCCGTATGTGTTCGCGAATCACTTCTCGGGCCAGGGGCTCGAGCAGGCGCTGGACCTGTATCGGTCGGGGTTCCAGCCGACCGAGGCCCATCCCGCACCGGTCACGTTCCTCACGGTGAACGCGATCGCCGCGCCCACGGCCGAGGAGGCCGAGGCACGCTCGCTGCCGAATCAGCGCATGATGGCGCGCCTGCGGATGAGCCGGCCGCTCATCCCGGTCGAGACGGTCGAGCAGGCGATCGCCGGCGCGGACGAGTTCGACAGCCTCGCCGAGTCGATCATGTCGTCGGCTCGCGCGAACTGGTTCGTGGGCACGGGCGATTCGGTCGCCGCAGAGCTCGCGGCGTTCGCCGCGCAGCACGGGGTCGACGAGGTGATGCTGTCGCCGATCGCGGGTGCCTACGACGACGAGCCGATGGATGCCGCAGCCGGCCGGGCGCAGACGCTCGAGCTGCTGGCCGCCGCCGCGGTTCCGGTGGCCTGA
- a CDS encoding pyridoxamine 5'-phosphate oxidase family protein → MTFVVDPFIFDPADEKHARALARLESEQVAWFGTIGRDGFPHSVPIWFLWRDGRALIMSEPGSVKVRNLRENDRVIFHLESGDDGEQWTILRGTAAISPEPSSEWLDRIEAEYTAKYDEWLQRLGITTESMAGRYTALIEFTPAKAILQ, encoded by the coding sequence GTGACCTTCGTCGTCGACCCCTTCATCTTCGATCCCGCTGACGAGAAGCACGCCCGCGCGCTGGCGCGGCTCGAGAGTGAGCAGGTCGCGTGGTTCGGCACGATCGGCCGCGACGGCTTTCCGCACTCCGTGCCGATCTGGTTCCTCTGGCGTGACGGGCGAGCGCTGATCATGAGCGAGCCGGGCAGCGTGAAGGTGCGCAACCTGCGGGAGAACGACCGGGTGATCTTCCACCTCGAGTCGGGCGACGACGGCGAGCAGTGGACGATCCTGCGCGGGACCGCCGCCATCTCACCCGAGCCGTCATCCGAGTGGCTCGACCGCATCGAGGCCGAATACACCGCGAAGTACGACGAATGGCTGCAGCGTCTCGGCATCACGACCGAATCGATGGCCGGGCGCTACACCGCCCTCATCGAGTTCACTCCCGCGAAGGCGATCCTGCAGTAG
- the pheA gene encoding prephenate dehydratase: MTDAAAARRTYSYLGPAGTFTETALGQVPEAWGQQWRPVRNVGEALADVVAGRSDAAMIAIENSVDGGVSTAQDALATMPGLRIVGEYLVPVEFVLVGRPGTKLEDVSLVSAHPVAYAQCLQWLTSTLPAHAHVPASSNVASAVGLIDGTSDADAAIAPPGILEHHELELLASDIGDNPNAVTRFVLVSRTVAAPPPTGADKTSLIAELPDDHPGALLEMLEQFATRGINLSLLASRPIGDALGRYRFVIDADGHIENERMADALLGLRRFSPKVVFLGSYPRADRALVHYPERYSDDVFVEARDWLRGLLSGEPQE, from the coding sequence ATGACGGATGCCGCGGCCGCCCGACGCACCTACAGCTATCTGGGACCGGCCGGCACCTTCACCGAAACGGCGCTCGGGCAGGTGCCCGAGGCGTGGGGACAGCAGTGGCGGCCCGTCCGCAATGTGGGTGAGGCCCTCGCCGATGTCGTCGCGGGCCGATCGGACGCCGCGATGATCGCGATCGAGAACTCCGTCGACGGCGGCGTCTCGACCGCCCAGGACGCGCTCGCGACGATGCCCGGGCTCCGGATCGTCGGCGAGTACCTCGTTCCCGTGGAGTTCGTGCTCGTCGGCCGGCCCGGCACGAAGCTCGAGGACGTGTCACTCGTGTCGGCGCATCCGGTGGCATATGCCCAGTGCCTGCAGTGGCTCACCTCCACCCTTCCGGCCCACGCGCACGTGCCCGCCTCGAGCAACGTCGCGAGCGCCGTCGGCCTCATCGACGGAACGAGCGATGCGGATGCCGCGATCGCCCCGCCCGGAATCCTCGAGCACCACGAGCTCGAACTCCTCGCGTCGGACATCGGCGACAACCCGAACGCCGTGACCCGGTTCGTGCTGGTCAGCCGCACGGTCGCAGCGCCTCCGCCGACGGGCGCCGACAAGACCTCGCTCATCGCCGAGCTGCCCGACGACCACCCCGGGGCACTGCTCGAGATGCTGGAGCAGTTCGCCACGCGCGGCATCAACCTCTCGCTCCTCGCATCTCGCCCGATCGGAGATGCGCTGGGCAGGTACCGGTTCGTGATCGACGCCGACGGGCACATCGAGAACGAGCGGATGGCCGACGCGCTTCTCGGCCTTCGGCGGTTCAGCCCGAAGGTCGTCTTCCTCGGCTCGTACCCCCGGGCCGACCGAGCGCTGGTGCACTACCCCGAGCGCTACTCCGACGACGTGTTCGTCGAGGCGCGCGACTGGCTGCGGGGCCTCCTCAGCGGTGAGCCGCAGGAGTGA
- the pgm gene encoding phosphoglucomutase (alpha-D-glucose-1,6-bisphosphate-dependent): protein MTTRAGLPAEASDLIDVDELISAYYDRVPDPSVPEQRVAFGTSGHRGSSLSSSFNEVHILATTQAIVDYRNAEGIHGPLFLGRDTHGLSLPAERSAIEVLIANGVDVRVDSRDSWVPTPALSHAILTYNKGRALDDPGRSDGIVVTPSHNPPRDGGFKYNPPNGGPADTDATSWIADRANELIAAGLEGVSRTPYKDLDGDALGDYDFRDAYVRDLSNIIDVDAIRSAGVRIGADPLGGASVEYWDLIAQVHGLDLTVVNPDVDPTWKFMTLDWDEKIRMDPSSPSAMASLVARRDEYDILTGNDADADRHGIVTPDAGLMNPNHYLAVAIDYLYSHRPDWPADAAVGKTLVSSMIIDRVVGSLGRKLLEVPVGFKWFVPGLLDGSVAFGGEESAGASFLRKDGTVWTTDKDGLLLCLLAAEILAVTGKTPSQRYAELEAEFGASAYQRVDAPATPAQKAALGKLSPDAVTATELAGEPITAKLSHAPGNGAAIGGLKVTTENAWFAARPSGTEDVYKLYAESLRGPEHLAQVQEEARAVVSAALGEA, encoded by the coding sequence ATGACCACGCGTGCCGGACTCCCCGCAGAAGCCTCCGACCTGATCGACGTCGACGAGCTGATCAGTGCCTACTACGACCGGGTGCCGGATCCCTCGGTGCCCGAGCAGCGCGTTGCGTTCGGCACGAGCGGTCACCGCGGATCATCGCTGTCGTCGAGCTTCAATGAGGTGCACATTCTCGCGACCACCCAGGCGATCGTGGACTACCGGAACGCCGAGGGCATCCACGGGCCGCTGTTCCTCGGGCGCGACACGCACGGCCTGTCGCTTCCCGCCGAGCGCAGCGCCATCGAGGTCCTCATCGCGAACGGCGTGGACGTCCGTGTCGACTCGCGCGATTCGTGGGTGCCGACCCCGGCCCTCAGCCACGCGATCCTCACCTACAACAAGGGCCGGGCGCTCGACGATCCGGGCCGGTCCGACGGGATCGTCGTCACGCCGAGCCACAATCCGCCGCGCGACGGCGGCTTCAAGTACAACCCGCCGAACGGCGGACCGGCCGACACCGATGCCACGAGCTGGATCGCGGATCGCGCCAACGAGCTGATCGCGGCGGGGCTCGAAGGAGTCTCCCGAACCCCGTACAAGGACCTGGACGGCGACGCGCTGGGCGACTACGACTTCCGCGACGCGTATGTGCGCGATCTCTCGAACATCATCGACGTCGACGCGATCCGCAGCGCCGGGGTGCGCATCGGCGCCGACCCGCTCGGTGGGGCATCCGTCGAGTACTGGGACCTGATCGCCCAGGTGCACGGTCTCGACCTCACGGTCGTGAACCCGGATGTCGACCCGACCTGGAAGTTCATGACCCTCGACTGGGACGAGAAGATCCGGATGGATCCGTCGTCGCCCTCGGCGATGGCGTCGCTGGTGGCACGGCGCGACGAGTACGACATCCTGACGGGCAATGACGCGGACGCGGACCGCCATGGCATCGTCACCCCGGATGCGGGGCTCATGAACCCGAACCACTACCTCGCCGTCGCGATCGACTATCTGTACTCCCACCGGCCCGACTGGCCGGCGGATGCCGCGGTGGGCAAGACCCTCGTCTCGTCGATGATCATCGACCGGGTCGTGGGTTCGCTCGGGCGCAAGCTGCTCGAGGTGCCGGTCGGCTTCAAGTGGTTCGTGCCCGGCCTGCTGGACGGCTCGGTCGCCTTCGGCGGCGAGGAGTCCGCGGGTGCGTCGTTCCTGCGAAAGGACGGCACGGTGTGGACGACCGACAAGGACGGCCTCCTGCTGTGCCTGCTGGCCGCCGAGATCCTGGCCGTCACGGGCAAGACCCCGTCGCAGCGGTATGCCGAGCTCGAGGCCGAGTTCGGCGCATCCGCCTATCAGCGCGTGGATGCCCCGGCGACGCCCGCCCAGAAGGCGGCGCTGGGCAAGCTCTCACCGGATGCCGTCACCGCGACCGAACTCGCCGGCGAGCCGATCACGGCGAAGCTTTCGCACGCGCCGGGCAACGGCGCGGCGATCGGTGGGCTCAAGGTCACGACCGAGAACGCATGGTTCGCCGCCCGGCCGTCCGGCACCGAGGACGTCTACAAGCTCTACGCGGAGTCGCTGCGCGGCCCCGAGCACCTCGCTCAGGTGCAGGAGGAGGCGCGCGCCGTGGTGTCGGCGGCGCTCGGCGAGGCCTGA
- a CDS encoding carboxylesterase/lipase family protein, whose translation MEGSLDVRVTGGVVRGVREGATVAWRGIPYAAPPVGRLRFRAPRRVVPWQGVRDAAVFGRVAPQAYKGQFTGVGPDVPSGEDCLTVNVVSPTSASAGGPLLPVMVFIHGGGYSVGSSQDFSGQGRNFVRTGAVVYVSFNYRLGALGYLDFSRYSTPRRPIDSNLGLRDQVAALRWVRRNIRAFGGDPDRVTIFGESAGGNAVTTLMATASARGLFARAIAQSAPPNAVYSRDVAAEWAAQFVEILRGRTGTGIGPGMVTLPASGTRQPLTVAQTVRLLTTTDAGTMVNAALILQARTPDEYPGAFCLAPVIDGRLVPRHPIAAFADGTAHRVPLIIGTNDREGTIFRKRIDILPRSASRIEAVLARGTAESRDLIARAYPGLPGGALAPDFGGDYAFWYPCVAVAERHSRYAPVYFYRFDVAPRLMRWAGLDATHGLEMFALFEQTDAPLARRMTSLGGRKVFSNAGERMRDAWIDFAAAGAPPDWWPRYVEHERLTLIIADRDRVESDPRAARRQAWSALLPLG comes from the coding sequence GTGGAGGGATCGCTGGACGTGCGCGTCACGGGCGGCGTCGTGCGCGGCGTCCGTGAAGGAGCCACCGTCGCGTGGCGCGGCATCCCTTACGCGGCGCCGCCCGTCGGGCGACTGCGCTTCCGTGCTCCCCGACGGGTGGTTCCGTGGCAGGGCGTTCGGGATGCCGCAGTGTTCGGCCGGGTCGCCCCGCAGGCGTACAAAGGACAGTTCACCGGCGTGGGCCCGGATGTGCCCTCCGGCGAGGACTGCCTGACCGTCAACGTGGTCTCCCCGACGTCGGCATCGGCCGGCGGACCGTTGCTGCCCGTCATGGTGTTCATCCACGGCGGCGGCTACAGCGTCGGGTCTTCGCAGGACTTCAGCGGACAGGGACGCAACTTCGTGCGCACCGGCGCGGTCGTGTACGTCAGCTTCAACTATCGACTCGGCGCACTCGGTTACCTGGACTTCTCGCGCTACTCGACGCCGCGGCGCCCGATCGACTCGAATCTCGGTCTGCGCGATCAAGTCGCAGCCCTCCGCTGGGTGCGGCGCAACATCCGGGCCTTCGGAGGAGACCCCGATCGCGTGACGATCTTCGGCGAATCGGCGGGCGGGAACGCCGTGACGACACTGATGGCGACGGCCTCGGCGCGGGGTCTGTTCGCGCGGGCGATCGCGCAGAGCGCTCCTCCCAACGCCGTGTACTCGCGTGACGTCGCCGCCGAGTGGGCGGCTCAGTTCGTCGAGATCCTGCGTGGTCGCACCGGCACGGGCATCGGGCCGGGCATGGTGACGCTGCCTGCGAGCGGCACCCGCCAGCCGCTGACGGTCGCTCAGACTGTTCGGCTGCTCACGACGACGGATGCCGGCACGATGGTGAACGCTGCGCTCATCCTCCAGGCGCGGACGCCGGACGAGTATCCCGGAGCGTTCTGCCTGGCGCCGGTGATCGACGGGCGGCTGGTGCCGCGACATCCGATCGCCGCGTTCGCCGACGGGACCGCGCACCGCGTTCCGCTCATCATCGGGACGAACGACCGCGAGGGCACGATCTTCCGAAAGCGGATCGACATCCTGCCTCGGTCGGCATCGAGGATCGAGGCAGTCCTGGCACGGGGGACTGCGGAGTCTCGGGATCTGATCGCCCGCGCGTACCCCGGTCTTCCAGGCGGCGCGCTCGCACCTGACTTCGGTGGCGACTACGCCTTCTGGTACCCGTGCGTCGCGGTCGCGGAGCGCCACTCCCGCTATGCGCCGGTGTACTTCTACCGCTTCGACGTCGCGCCGCGCCTGATGAGGTGGGCGGGACTGGATGCCACGCACGGCCTCGAGATGTTCGCGCTGTTCGAGCAGACGGACGCGCCCCTGGCCCGTCGGATGACGTCCCTCGGCGGCCGGAAGGTGTTCAGCAACGCGGGCGAGCGGATGCGCGACGCCTGGATCGACTTCGCCGCCGCCGGCGCGCCCCCCGATTGGTGGCCGCGCTACGTCGAGCATGAGCGCCTCACCCTGATCATCGCGGACCGTGACCGGGTCGAGTCCGACCCGCGCGCTGCCCGGCGCCAAGCGTGGAGCGCCCTGCTCCCGCTCGGGTGA